A single region of the Pseudomonas solani genome encodes:
- the benC gene encoding benzoate 1,2-dioxygenase electron transfer component BenC, with protein sequence MTHHIALTFEDGVTRFIDASPDETVADAAYRQGINIPLDCRDGACGTCKCFAEAGRYDLGQDYIDDALSAEEAEQGYVLTCQMRAASDCVVRVPASSALCKTQQASFDAAISAVRQLSDSTISLSIKGESLSRLAFLPGQYVNLRVPGSEQSRAYSFSSLQKDGEVSFLIRNVPGGLMSSFLTGLAKAGDSMSLVGPLGSFYLRDIRRPLLLLAGGTGLAPFTAMLETVAEQGSEHPLHLIYGVTNDFDLVELDRLEAFAARIPTFSFSACVANPESGYPHKGYVTQHIEPRHLNDGDVDIYLCGPPPMVEAVSRFIREQGVQPANFYYEKFAASAA encoded by the coding sequence ATGACTCATCACATCGCATTGACCTTCGAAGACGGCGTCACCCGCTTCATCGACGCCAGCCCCGACGAGACCGTGGCCGATGCGGCCTATCGCCAGGGCATCAACATCCCGCTGGATTGCCGCGACGGCGCCTGCGGCACCTGCAAGTGCTTCGCCGAGGCGGGCCGCTACGACCTGGGCCAGGACTACATCGACGACGCCCTGAGCGCGGAGGAGGCCGAGCAGGGCTATGTGCTCACCTGCCAGATGCGCGCGGCCAGCGATTGCGTGGTGCGGGTGCCAGCCTCGTCCGCGCTGTGCAAGACCCAGCAGGCCAGCTTCGACGCGGCCATCAGCGCCGTGCGCCAGCTGTCCGACAGCACCATCTCGCTGTCGATCAAGGGCGAGTCCCTGAGCCGCCTGGCCTTCCTGCCGGGCCAATACGTCAACCTCAGGGTGCCGGGCAGCGAACAGTCCCGCGCCTACTCCTTCAGCTCGCTGCAGAAGGACGGCGAGGTCAGCTTCCTGATCCGCAACGTGCCCGGCGGCCTGATGAGCAGCTTCCTCACCGGGCTGGCCAAGGCCGGCGACAGCATGAGCCTGGTGGGGCCGCTGGGCAGCTTCTACCTGCGCGACATCCGCCGGCCGCTGCTGTTGCTGGCCGGTGGCACCGGCCTGGCGCCCTTCACCGCGATGCTGGAGACGGTCGCCGAGCAGGGCAGCGAGCATCCGCTGCACCTGATCTACGGCGTGACCAACGACTTCGACCTGGTGGAGCTGGATCGCCTGGAGGCCTTCGCCGCGCGCATCCCCACCTTCAGCTTCAGCGCCTGTGTGGCCAACCCCGAGAGCGGCTACCCGCACAAGGGCTACGTCACCCAGCACATCGAACCGCGCCACCTCAACGACGGCGACGTCGACATCTACCTCTGCGGCCCGCCGCCGATGGTGGAGGCGGTGAGCCGGTTCATCCGCGAGCAGGGCGTGCAGCCGGCGAATTTCTACTACGAGAAGTTCGCCGCCAGCGCCGCCTGA